Proteins from a single region of Corylus avellana chromosome ca11, CavTom2PMs-1.0:
- the LOC132165911 gene encoding patellin-3-like encodes MAEEVQKQSQEQVVVVTDVPQPEKPAPPAVEKELPTEDPMKPKPIEEEPAVVETEISKSGADGDEKIPQSGSFKEESTRVADLPDAEKKALDELKLLIREALNKREFTAVQASPPSPAKEEEEQKPAAAEEIAPKVIADDDPPVEAEEPTKAESEASVEMKAEADDEAAAEKTTETVVVAAVVEEKVAADGVDDDGAKTVEAIEETIVAVSSSVLQEQPPPPPAKDEEDQKAASASATASPPEAEEQDAKADSSAPLPPEEVSIWGIPLLADERTDVILLKFLRARDFKVKDAFAMIKNTVRWRNEFGIDELLEEEEQGSDLQKVVFMHGSDKEGHPVCYNVYGEFQNKEMYQKTFSDEEKRQKFLKWRIQFLERSIRKLDFSPGGVCTIVQVNDLKNSPGPGKWGLRQATKQALQLLQDNYPEFVAKQVFINVPWWYLAVNRMISPFLTQRTKSKFVFAGPSKSAATLLRYIAAEQLPVKYGGLSKEGEFGTTDAVNEITVRPAAKHTVEFPVTESCHLTWEVRVVGWEVSYSAEFVPSAEDSYTVIIQKARKVASSAEPVVCNSFKIGEPGKVVLTIDNPTSKKKKLLYRLKTKSSSD; translated from the exons ATGGCTGAGGAGGTCCAAAAGCAATCCCAAGAACAAGTGGTGGTCGTCACTGATGTTCCACAGCCTGAGAAACCTGCCCCGCCGGCGGTGGAGAAAGAGCTACCGACGGAGGACCCCATGAAGCCCAAGCCCATTGAAGAAGAGCCTGCTGTGGTGGAGACCGAGATTTCAAAATCCGGTGCTGATGGCGATGAGAAGATCCCCCAGTCCGGTTCCTTCAAGGAAGAGAGCACCAGAGTTGCTGATCTTCCTGACGCCGAGAAGAAGGCGCTTGATGAGCTTAAGCTGCTTATCCGAGAAGCGCTTAACAAGCGTGAGTTCACTGCTGTGCAGGCTTCGCCTCCTTCGCCGgcgaaagaagaggaagagcaAAAGCCGGCGGCGGCGGAAGAAATTGCACCCAAAGTGATTGCTGACGATGATCCTCCGGTCGAAGCGGAAGAACCCACAAAGGCGGAATCCGAGGCTTCGGTGGAAATGAAGGCGGAGGCAGACGATGAAGCGGCGGCGGAGAAAACAACTGAAACCGTGGTGGTTGCGGCGGTTGTTGAAGAGAAGGTGGCTGCTGATGGTGTTGATGACGACGGTGCAAAGACTGTGGAAGCCATAGAGGAGACCATTGTGGCGGTCTCTTCTTCAGTCTTGCAAGAGCAGCCTCCTCCACCTCCGGCGAAAGATGAGGAGGATCAGAAGGCTGCCTCTGCTTCTGCTACTGCTTCACCTCCAGAGGCGGAAGAACAAGATGCCAAAGCCGACTCTTCCGCTCCTCTGCCGCCGGAGGAGGTATCCATCTGGGGAATACCACTCCTCGCCGACGAGAGGACCGACGTCATTCTCTTGAAGTTTCTCCGAGCAAGAGACTTCAAGGTGAAAGACGCGTTCGCCATGATCAAGAACACCGTGCGCTGGAGGAACGAATTTGGGATCGATGAGTTGctcgaagaagaagaacaggGTAGCGATTTACAGAAGGTGGTTTTCATGCACGGCTCCGACAAGGAAGGACACCCCGTCTGCTACAATGTGTACGGAGAATTCCAGAACAAGGAGATGTaccagaaaacattttccgacgAAGAGAAGAGGCAGAAATTCTTGAAGTGGAGAATTCAATTCCTGGAAAGGAGTATCCGGAAACTGGATTTCAGCCCCGGTGGTGTTTGCACTATTGTCCAGGTGAACGATTTGAAGAATTCTCCAGGGCCCGGTAAATGGGGGCTTAGACAAGCAACCAAACAGGCCCTCCAATTGCTCCAAGACAATTACCCAGAATTCGTAGCCAAACAGGTCTTTATCAATGTCCCTTGGTGGTACCTGGCGGTCAACAGAATGATAAGCCCTTTCCTCACCCAGAGGACCAAAAGCAAGTTTGTGTTTGCCGGCCCTTCCAAGTCTGCTGCGACCCTTTTGAG GTACATTGCTGCTGAGCAATTACCAGTCAAATATGGAGGACTGAGCAAAGAGGGTGAATTTGGCACAACAGATGCTGTTAATGAGATTACTGTCAGGCCTGCAGCAAAGCACACCGTGGAATTTCCAGTTACTGAG TCCTGCCATCTGACTTGGGAGGTAAGAGTAGTGGGATGGGAAGTGAGCTACAGTGCAGAATTTGTGCCAAGTGCTGAAGATAGTTACACTGTGATCATACAAAAGGCTAGAAAAGTTGCCTCTTCTGCAGAACCAGTTGTCTGCAACAGTTTCAAAATTGGTGAGCCTGGAAAGGTGGTGCTCACCATTGATAACCCCACCTCTAAGAAGAAAAAGCTCCTTTACCGCTTGAAGACCAAATCTTCCTCTGATTGA